The DNA window CAACACCTCCCATCTTCTCATTGTACAACCTCACCAATGATGGCTGATGTACCTGAGTCCTAGTTTTGGATACACTTGAACAACGATTTGTTAGTTTTACAGGTTCTATTCCAACTGCATTGGAACATACATCAATAACACTACTATCATGCCAACGGCACACAATGATTTCCTCACTTTCATCTACTTTGTAATCAAATgagccttttttcatttttttaaagtctttgggATCTCTGAGTGGACACCTCTCAGTCATGTACTCATGGACAGTTCCTGTGGCCTTCACCCCCTTTTCCCTCAAAATGGACATCAATTTGACACTTGTAAAAACTTTGTCAAAAAAAATATGGTATGGCAGATAGCCTCTTGCCTGAAGTGCATCTACAAATTTTATCACCATACTTCCTCCTAAATCTAAATCCTTTTCTGGTTTTGTGAATAATGTTCCCTGAGAGGGCTCAAACCAGACTAAGTACCCTCTGCTAGTTGTTCCACACCAAATCTTATAACCAAATCGAATGGGTTTTCCCTTGTGCAACTGCTTAGATCCACGATGTCCAAAATATTCACACATGGATTCACCAAAGCTATAGTATTCCTCTAGGGGAGCATGTTTTTGGAAATTCTGATTCATCAAAATTATGAGAGGCCTTACCTTTGCAAATCTATCACTCTCATCAAGTTCATTATTATCAGCAAAGTGTAGGTATGAAAATATTAATTCAAACCTGTCCCGTCTAATTGCATCAGCAACAAGGTGATGATGTGAATCAGGAGATGTTTCCCAAAACATTCTCCTTCTTGGATAAGAAATATAACCACTCAAAATCAGTATACCCAAAACGCACTTTAATTCCTGGGCTGTAAGACTCAGGTTGACATTTTTCTGCCAAGCATAACGATTGGTTTCATTGACAatgaaattaattgttccttCATCAAAAAACAACTCAAAGAGTCCAACTGGGCTCAACTCCTGGCTCTTAAGATACTCAATATGAGGATCTGATGCAGACCAACTTACAAAGTCAGGTCTAATATCTCTTTTAGTCCAAACCCTCCTTGGTTCAGcaattttcttttgtctctttcttgcTGGTTGTAGTTCAAGTTCTTCATTGTCCTCCCCAGTATCAGAGCCTTCAGACACTACGGCAGCATGTAGTATGCTTCCAGGCAAGTTCCCTCCTTTATGTCCATCTTCATCTCCTGAGTCCTCATCAGTGAAGTCTCCTGCGGCATTATCAGGTGGCGAGatgaatataatttctttctctttggtgGATTCATCTTCCAGAGAATTCAGAACTTCAAGTAGCTTAGCAGATCTTATCTTAGGGCTAAGCAATTTTCCAGATGCATCTCCTCTAAAAATACAAAACACAGTCATTACTGGGAGGGGATTAGATTATAGTTAGTTGTCtgctattattttaaaaggtgatgttagataggaagaaaaaaaattatttccaaatttttaccCTGGCTTGGGGGAAtaggaaaacagaaggaaatgaaTAGCTAAAGACTTTTGTCAAATTTTAGAGCAAGAAGATACCTTAATGACTATCCAGTTCACTCCTttctttttgtagatgagaaaactaatgtCTGGGTGAGTTAAATAATCTGCCTGGTGTCATACAACTAATTAGTGGCAGAATCAGACCTAGGAGACAAGTCTACTAATTCCCAATTCAGTGTCTGTTTATACTATACTGGCTGCTTCAAGTCCACAGAATTCACAAACCAACCCTCaaacaataaattccaaatcCTATTGTTAGGAAAGCTAACCTAAACTTAAGCAAGTCCTTGGAAACACTAGGCAGTTTTTCCAATAataccccccaaaaaggaaacaTCTTTTTGGATACAGAGTAAGTAATCTGATCCATTGGTGGCACTCAACCATTCCCTACAATATACactttctctgtttctatccTTTTTCATCTCTCTATTCTTTAccatttctgttatttttatcttcccttctttgcaTTCCTCTCAATCCTAGACAATGCTTAGTTGTACCAGCAGCACTCTGAGTTGCTGACTTTTATTctcaataataaaattttttttcctggtcctgtgatttcatccatgtctTAGAAAGTTGCTCAGGGAATTAAAAGATTAAGTAACTAATTTGTCTctagtcacacaaccagtacatGTCAGAAACTGAACTTGTATACAAAGCCAAAGCCACTTCCAACTCCAAAGTCAGCTTGCTATCCACCATACCCcaccatttattaattatatcctGTACAAAATGGCAATTCCTACCTTGAGGTTGATGCCATGGCAAGCTGGAGAAAATAGATCTTTCTTCACATTCAAGAGTCCAAGTTTCTCTCTACAATAAAAAATGGTATTTTTGAAAACTGA is part of the Dromiciops gliroides isolate mDroGli1 chromosome 4, mDroGli1.pri, whole genome shotgun sequence genome and encodes:
- the PGBD2 gene encoding piggyBac transposable element-derived protein 2 → MASTSRGDASGKLLSPKIRSAKLLEVLNSLEDESTKEKEIIFISPPDNAAGDFTDEDSGDEDGHKGGNLPGSILHAAVVSEGSDTGEDNEELELQPARKRQKKIAEPRRVWTKRDIRPDFVSWSASDPHIEYLKSQELSPVGLFELFFDEGTINFIVNETNRYAWQKNVNLSLTAQELKCVLGILILSGYISYPRRRMFWETSPDSHHHLVADAIRRDRFELIFSYLHFADNNELDESDRFAKVRPLIILMNQNFQKHAPLEEYYSFGESMCEYFGHRGSKQLHKGKPIRFGYKIWCGTTSRGYLVWFEPSQGTLFTKPEKDLDLGGSMVIKFVDALQARGYLPYHIFFDKVFTSVKLMSILREKGVKATGTVHEYMTERCPLRDPKDFKKMKKGSFDYKVDESEEIIVCRWHDSSVIDVCSNAVGIEPVKLTNRCSSVSKTRTQVHQPSLVRLYNEKMGGVARMDQNISKYKVKIRGMKWYSSFIGYIIDVALNNAWQLHRICSEETQVDLLAFRRYIACVYLESNADTSSQGRRSRRLETESRFDMIGHWIVHQDKRTRCALCHSQTNTRCEKCQKGVHAKCFREYHIK